The following DNA comes from Cyanobacteriota bacterium.
CTTTGCAGACTTTGAGTTTCTGATTGTGGATGATGGCTCCACCGACCGCTCCCTCAAGATTCTGCGTCATTATGCCGCGCAGGACGATCGCATCCACCTGACTAGCCGTCCAAATACAGGCTATGTCATTGCCCTGAATGAAATGCTAAGGTTAGCCAAAGGGGAATTCATTGCCCGCATGGATGCCGATGATGTGGCATTGCCCGATCGTTTCCAGCGTCAGGTGGCATTTCTCCGACAGCATCCTGAAGTAGTCTGTGTTGGCGGCTCTCACGATATTATCGATGCCCAAGGGCGACTACTGACTACACTCAAACTACCAGAGTCAAACGAGGAGATTCAGCGCTTAGCCCTAGCAGGCCATGGCAGCATTTGTCATCCCTGCGCTATGATCCGCCGGTCAACAATCATAGCTATTGGTGGCTACAACGAAGCCATGATGCCTGCAGAAGATTTAGACCTATGGCTGCGTCTGGGTGAACTAGGACAGCTTGCCAACTTGCCAGAGCCAGTGTTGCGCTATCGCCTGCACATGAAATCTGTCAGTGAACAAAACACTATGCACCAACGGCAGCGGGCACGAGAAGCTTGTGAACAGGCATGGCAGCGCCGAGGTATAGTAGGCAACTTTGAAGCCTCCGATCGCTGGCGACCGGGTACCGATCGCGCCTCTCGACTATTCTTCACTCTAAGGTATGGCTGGTGGGCGTTTAATAGCCGACAACGGAGCACTGCTATTCTCTATGGTCTGCGGGCAATCACCATCAATCCCTTCAACCTAGAAGGCTGGAAACTATTAATTTGTGCGATCGTCAAACCATTCCCCAAGCGAGAGCCTACTAACTCTTTGGAATAATGTCAACTTTGCCAACTTTAATTACCACTCTTAACCAACCTTAACTAATCTTAAGAATTAAAAATAACTAGGATAATCCTGTGAGCAAGTAGCGTGTGGCAAATACAAACTATTTAATACTAATTCTCCAAAGGCCAGCAACATAACCCACTAGTTCGTAGTAGACCACAGGCTAGCGTTTGGTTTCACGTCGTTCAACCCAACTTAAAAAATTGTTAGTCAACCAAGAACTTAATAGTCATTTCAATTCAAGTTGCAACAGTTGCTCTTGCTCCAACCCTTGTATCTTAATGCCAGAGAGATAGATCATTAACCCTTGGCAAGACATCGTGGAGAAATGGCACAAGACATTCGTAGTCATGAATATATGGGCGCAGCCTAGCTCTACAGGCTACGGAGAGCCTTCCCTTAACTGAGCCACATAAACGCTATGTTGACTATGCCGCTTAGCCGCTAGTTTTACCAACGAACACTAGCGGACACGCTTCGTACCCAATCCCCCATAATGGTGCTCTAGATAGCTTGGAGTGAGGAAATGAGGACTGTAGAGCTGACCTCTAGAGAAGCAGTATTACTCACACGGAAGCGTAATTATTAGGTTTATGTCAACTAATGTCTGTTGCATTTGATGTCAATTGCATTGCAATCCTAATCTCTATCTATTATCGTAAGTCAGGCTTATAGCTGTCTGCGTAACGACTTGATTGTAAAAGTAAGCAGTGTCAGGACTGTATAACCCTTGCCAGTCAGTTCTCATCCCTCGACCTCATCTTACGTTCAACGCTCTCTTTCGACGCGGAAAAAGGAATCTAGGGTGGAAGTGGCAACGTTATATGCCTTATTGTCACATATCTTAATGATCTGGTACAGAAGGTGTTTAGCGTGCTCTAGTGGGCTGTTTGCTATAAATCGATTCTTACTTTTTTGACAGCTACAGTTGCTAAGGTTGTTGCGGAGCTATGTTGATGAGTCTACCGTGATTTGTAGATTGAACTGTTAGCGCCAAGATTCTGCCTTTCAAGCAAAGACTAATCAGAATTCAAAAGCTCAGCTTAAGTTCTGTAATTTACTCTCTAGACAGTGTTTACAGCTTGTAGAGCCTTGGGCATAGTAAGTGAAACCCTGTTCAGCTAGCCGTAACTTGCTAGTACGAGGTGATTTCCCGCAACTTCCACATTGTTCCTTCTGATCGTGAGTGCTACTTGCTGATGCATTTTCGAGCTTGTGTTTCTTGCTTTGTAGCTATTCGTGTGTTCCTAGTCCCATGCCCAAGCCTCTGGTTAGTATTCTGATGCCTGTCTACAATGCAGAAAAATTTGTGGCGGTTGCCTTGACATCACTGTTGACAGAACAAACGACTCCTATAGAGGTGATTGTCGTAGATGATGGCTCAACTGATCTGTCGATTGAGCAGGTTAATCGACTAGGCGACGATCGGGTTCATGTTTTGTATAGCAAGCATCATGGTATAGCAACAGCCTTAAATATGGCTTTGTCTGTAGCACAAGGCAGAATTATAATGCGCTGCGATGCTGACGACCTATATCCCTCTGGACGCATCAGTGACCAAGTTGAGTGGTTATCAAGCCATCCAGAGTTTGGTGCTGTTTGTGGCAATTTTGCTATGGTCGATCCCAGGGGAAAGCTAGTTCTCACTATGAGCTGCGGCGATGAACCATCGGAGATTACCCGTGAGCTACACAATGGTGTAACCCGTACCCATTTGGGCACTTATGCTATTAACGCGGATGTATTGAAAGCAATCGGTGGCTTCCGTACTTACTTTCGATCAGGTGAAGATATTGACCTGCAATTACGCATTGCTGAAGTTTGTCGAGTCTGGTATCAACCTCTTGTACGCTATCACTACCGCTTACACCGCACCTCACTCACTCATACGATGAATAGCGGTGAGCGAGAATTTTTTGACACGATCGCCCGCACATTTTGCCATCAGCGACGAGACAGAGGCAGTGACGACTTACAGCAGGGTTGTCCACCTACAGCACCTCGTAGCCAGATTGTTTTGAATGCTAACAAGCACATTCAAGGTCTATTGTTTGGTCGATCGTGGCAAGAACATGCTAGCGGTAGGAAACTTAAAGCAGTGGTTACTGGTCTACACGCCCTATGGCTACATCCTCAAAATCTAGCCGCATGGAGAAATGTTATTGCCCTGATCTTAAAGCGAACTAATGCCAACACAAAACCGTCAAACCTGTAACGTCTGATAGTAACGCACCGTAATCCCCAATAGGGGACGTTGGGTAGATGCAAAAATTGTCACTTGGAAGAGGCTACGTCATGAAAATCACTTTTGTATTAGCTCAAGCGGGCTTAGAGGGGGGTGTACGGGTTATTGCCACCTATGCAGAACGACTAAAGCAGCGCGGACATGATGTGACGGTAGTGTCTGTACCCCATGCACGCCCAACTTTAAAGCAACAGTTAAAGTCCTTACTCCGAGGGCAAGGGATTTTATCAGTTCCCAAAAGACCACTGTCTCACTTGGATTATGTTGATGTTCCCCACCACATCATTGATCGCAATCGCTCAGTGACTGATGCTGATGTTCCTGATGCAGATGTAGTTATAGCAACTTGGTGGGAAACCGCTGAGTGGGTTATGAAGCTTTCTCCTGCAAAGGGAGCAAAGGCTTACTTGATTCAACACTACGAGATTTTTGATTATCTGCCAAAAGAACGGGTAAAGGCTACATGGCGGCTGCCACTGGCTAAAATCACTGTTTCTAAGTGGTTAGCTGACATTGC
Coding sequences within:
- a CDS encoding glycosyltransferase, with product MSKSPTISVIMPVYNADRYVAQAVESILTQTFADFEFLIVDDGSTDRSLKILRHYAAQDDRIHLTSRPNTGYVIALNEMLRLAKGEFIARMDADDVALPDRFQRQVAFLRQHPEVVCVGGSHDIIDAQGRLLTTLKLPESNEEIQRLALAGHGSICHPCAMIRRSTIIAIGGYNEAMMPAEDLDLWLRLGELGQLANLPEPVLRYRLHMKSVSEQNTMHQRQRAREACEQAWQRRGIVGNFEASDRWRPGTDRASRLFFTLRYGWWAFNSRQRSTAILYGLRAITINPFNLEGWKLLICAIVKPFPKREPTNSLE
- a CDS encoding glycosyltransferase family 2 protein, whose amino-acid sequence is MPKPLVSILMPVYNAEKFVAVALTSLLTEQTTPIEVIVVDDGSTDLSIEQVNRLGDDRVHVLYSKHHGIATALNMALSVAQGRIIMRCDADDLYPSGRISDQVEWLSSHPEFGAVCGNFAMVDPRGKLVLTMSCGDEPSEITRELHNGVTRTHLGTYAINADVLKAIGGFRTYFRSGEDIDLQLRIAEVCRVWYQPLVRYHYRLHRTSLTHTMNSGEREFFDTIARTFCHQRRDRGSDDLQQGCPPTAPRSQIVLNANKHIQGLLFGRSWQEHASGRKLKAVVTGLHALWLHPQNLAAWRNVIALILKRTNANTKPSNL